The proteins below come from a single Chitinophaga pinensis DSM 2588 genomic window:
- a CDS encoding FUSC family protein, protein MRHWIQEVRNFIYSYHFSTGLRTTISVVVPSIVFSMMGDLPMGIVASLGALATALSDVPGTALHKRNGILTAIAFIFLTALGTSLISPYPLLMTGWILACCFANGMLLVYGNRGGNIGIACMLVMVSILGENPVGPAEAFLHCLVILGGSIWYGFLALLLWQIRPYLSVQQTLAECIMETAHYLEERAGFYAKDAHKNFDEIYKSVLAQQVIVSEKQEAVRELLLKRRSAQQGSTSINKSMVLIFMDIVDLQEQIMASQTDYLALHNDFGSMDILEKFHTLIQEFTGELELIATAVAAGQRSLPRANLRHEIDKVQHAIADIRKTMPTLKERTKLLTLTNILHNLQDMTQRIYNLHRLTRLERVKDEVIDPRLQLASFTTRNRYDVEPLVNNLTFESHIFRHALRVSIAAVTGYLLGQVFHLDRVYWILLTIVVILKPGFGISKARSYQRIIGTITGALFAAAVLYLTANTTVIFILMLICILGAYSFMTQQYTLSVFFVTPFVIFLLHFLHPAHLQNAELRVLDTFIGVSIAFLASLLLWPSWEHNYLPSHMSKMVKDNARYLDHVMRLYTDREFVMNDYKLARKDTNVSAANLMSAFQRMLSEPKSKQIHGSEVYHFVVLNHSLMSHIAAMANYGMLHGVHYPKPEYKLLNNYLQQHFSCIVGLIDDPATKTTPPPTNMEALETLDIELEKLYQLRQQEINDGKGETPVREDMLETKMVRDQLNAMFSLLKDMKKTIDKTIKHP, encoded by the coding sequence ATGCGGCATTGGATTCAGGAAGTCAGGAATTTCATCTATAGTTATCATTTCAGTACCGGTTTACGTACGACCATTAGTGTGGTAGTGCCTTCTATCGTATTTTCCATGATGGGCGACCTGCCAATGGGTATAGTAGCCTCGCTGGGCGCGTTGGCTACGGCCCTGTCAGACGTACCTGGTACCGCGTTGCATAAACGCAATGGCATTCTGACTGCCATCGCCTTTATCTTCCTGACCGCCCTGGGCACTTCTCTGATCTCACCCTACCCATTATTGATGACCGGCTGGATACTGGCCTGTTGTTTTGCCAATGGGATGCTGCTGGTCTACGGTAACCGTGGCGGCAACATCGGCATCGCCTGTATGCTGGTAATGGTTTCTATCCTCGGTGAAAACCCCGTAGGACCAGCAGAAGCCTTCCTGCACTGCCTGGTCATTCTGGGTGGCAGCATCTGGTACGGCTTCCTCGCCCTCCTGCTCTGGCAGATACGGCCCTACCTCAGCGTACAGCAGACCCTTGCGGAATGTATCATGGAAACGGCCCACTACCTTGAAGAAAGAGCCGGCTTCTATGCCAAAGACGCTCATAAGAACTTTGACGAGATCTATAAGTCCGTACTGGCTCAGCAGGTGATCGTCAGTGAAAAGCAGGAAGCCGTACGCGAACTGCTGCTCAAACGCCGTTCCGCTCAGCAAGGCTCTACCAGTATCAATAAAAGCATGGTGCTGATCTTTATGGATATTGTGGACCTCCAGGAACAGATTATGGCCTCCCAGACCGACTATCTGGCCCTCCACAATGATTTTGGCAGTATGGATATCCTGGAAAAATTCCATACGCTGATCCAGGAGTTTACCGGCGAACTGGAGCTGATTGCCACAGCGGTGGCCGCCGGACAAAGATCCCTTCCCCGTGCTAACCTTCGTCATGAAATAGATAAGGTACAACATGCCATAGCCGATATCCGTAAAACGATGCCGACCCTGAAAGAGCGTACCAAACTGCTTACGCTCACCAATATCCTGCACAACCTGCAGGACATGACACAGCGTATATATAACCTGCACCGCCTCACCAGACTGGAAAGGGTAAAAGACGAAGTGATCGATCCCCGTTTACAACTGGCCAGCTTTACCACCCGCAACCGCTACGACGTAGAACCGCTGGTAAACAACCTGACCTTTGAATCGCATATCTTCCGTCACGCATTACGTGTCAGCATCGCTGCCGTCACCGGCTATTTACTTGGACAGGTATTCCACCTGGACAGGGTATACTGGATACTGCTGACCATCGTCGTCATCCTGAAACCGGGTTTCGGTATCAGTAAGGCCAGAAGCTATCAGCGTATTATCGGCACGATCACCGGCGCACTTTTTGCCGCCGCCGTATTATACCTCACGGCCAATACTACCGTCATTTTTATCCTGATGCTGATCTGTATCCTTGGAGCTTATAGTTTTATGACCCAGCAGTATACGCTCAGTGTCTTCTTTGTAACACCATTTGTCATATTCCTTTTGCATTTCCTGCACCCTGCGCACCTGCAGAATGCTGAACTGCGTGTACTGGATACCTTCATCGGCGTCAGCATCGCCTTCCTGGCCAGTTTACTGTTGTGGCCCAGCTGGGAACACAACTATCTGCCCAGTCACATGAGCAAGATGGTAAAAGATAATGCCCGTTACCTGGATCATGTAATGCGCCTGTATACCGACAGGGAGTTTGTAATGAACGATTATAAACTGGCGAGAAAAGACACCAACGTCAGTGCCGCTAACCTTATGTCAGCCTTTCAGCGTATGCTCTCAGAACCTAAAAGCAAACAGATACATGGTTCTGAAGTTTATCATTTTGTGGTGCTGAACCACTCCCTGATGTCGCACATTGCGGCGATGGCCAACTATGGGATGCTGCATGGGGTACATTATCCTAAACCGGAATATAAACTGCTCAATAATTATCTGCAGCAGCATTTCAGCTGTATTGTCGGTTTGATAGATGATCCGGCAACAAAAACTACACCGCCGCCGACCAATATGGAGGCATTGGAAACGCTGGATATTGAACTGGAAAAGCTGTATCAGCTCAGACAACAGGAGATCAATGATGGCAAAGGAGAAACCCCTGTGAGGGAAGATATGCTGGAAACGAAGATGGTCCGCGATCAGTTAAATGCGATGTTCTCGCTGCTGAAAGACATGAAGAAAACGATTGATAAAACAATTAAACATCCATAG
- the bshC gene encoding bacillithiol biosynthesis cysteine-adding enzyme BshC, with protein sequence MEQPVSRIPYCKTGYFNQLVTDFLAEHPNLRPFYKYSPVKPDFEAAIQAKKAFPQQREVLVAALQEQYKELEINDKVRENIESLLDQQTFTITTAHQPNIFTGYLYFAYKILQTIKLADQLRSEYPKYNFVPVYYMGSEDADLDELGHVYIDGKTINWPTAQQGAVGRMQPEGFEDLIAAVKKALGYGPYADELIALLEKAYLGHKNIQEATLYLVNELFGRYGLVILVPDSPKLKQLYVPVMRDELFHQRSFDIVNETIAKLSKHHKVQANPREINLFYLTETSRERIVKVGDIWKVLHLPVEFTAAQLEKELEEYPERFSPNVILRGMLQETILPNIAFIGGGGEIAYWLELQQLFEHYKVPYPVLLLRNSFLLTDANSQQRLQKLGLSVTDLFEDPEELITRFVQEHTNAALVLKDEYTAIEKLFDDLVLKAGSIDVTLEASVGAERTRAVKSIGKLEHKFLRAEKKKFTWQSEQIRTLKSRLFPANSLQERKENFMPWYVTMGPAFFDLILEKMDPLSDQFGIIYQD encoded by the coding sequence ATGGAGCAACCTGTAAGTCGAATCCCGTATTGTAAGACGGGGTATTTCAATCAATTGGTAACAGATTTTCTGGCCGAGCATCCTAATCTTCGTCCCTTTTACAAATATTCGCCTGTAAAGCCTGATTTTGAGGCCGCTATACAAGCTAAGAAGGCTTTCCCCCAGCAAAGGGAGGTACTGGTAGCAGCCCTGCAGGAACAATATAAAGAACTGGAAATCAACGATAAGGTTCGAGAAAATATTGAAAGCCTGCTGGATCAGCAGACCTTCACCATCACCACCGCACACCAGCCCAACATCTTCACCGGTTATTTATACTTCGCCTATAAGATATTGCAAACCATAAAGTTAGCTGATCAGCTCAGGTCGGAGTATCCAAAGTATAACTTTGTGCCTGTCTACTATATGGGTAGTGAAGATGCCGACCTGGATGAACTGGGACATGTTTACATTGATGGTAAGACGATCAACTGGCCAACGGCGCAACAGGGAGCAGTAGGTCGTATGCAACCGGAAGGATTTGAGGACCTGATCGCAGCGGTGAAAAAAGCCCTGGGATACGGCCCTTATGCCGATGAACTGATCGCCCTTTTAGAAAAGGCGTATCTCGGACATAAGAATATCCAGGAAGCAACGCTTTACCTGGTAAACGAACTGTTTGGCAGATACGGACTGGTGATACTGGTACCGGATTCTCCGAAACTGAAGCAGCTCTACGTACCGGTGATGCGGGACGAGCTGTTTCACCAGCGTTCCTTTGATATCGTTAATGAGACCATAGCAAAGCTATCTAAGCATCATAAAGTACAGGCGAATCCCCGTGAGATCAACCTGTTCTATCTGACTGAAACCTCCCGTGAACGCATCGTGAAAGTGGGCGATATCTGGAAAGTATTGCACCTGCCGGTAGAGTTTACAGCAGCACAATTGGAAAAGGAACTGGAAGAATATCCGGAGCGCTTTAGTCCGAATGTAATCCTGCGTGGTATGCTCCAGGAAACAATCCTCCCAAATATCGCCTTTATTGGCGGCGGCGGTGAGATTGCTTACTGGCTGGAATTACAGCAGTTGTTCGAACACTATAAAGTGCCTTACCCGGTGTTGCTGTTGCGTAACTCTTTCCTGTTGACAGATGCTAATTCTCAGCAACGTTTACAGAAACTGGGCCTATCTGTTACCGATCTGTTTGAAGATCCGGAAGAACTGATCACCCGTTTCGTACAGGAACATACGAATGCAGCCCTGGTGCTGAAAGATGAATATACGGCCATCGAGAAACTGTTTGACGACCTGGTACTAAAAGCAGGAAGTATTGATGTAACACTGGAAGCAAGTGTAGGCGCTGAACGTACAAGAGCAGTAAAATCAATCGGTAAACTGGAGCATAAGTTCCTGCGGGCAGAGAAGAAGAAATTCACCTGGCAGTCGGAGCAGATCCGTACCCTGAAGTCCAGGCTTTTCCCGGCAAATTCCTTACAGGAAAGAAAGGAAAACTTTATGCCGTGGTATGTAACAATGGGACCTGCGTTCTTTGATCTGATATTGGAGAAAATGGACCCCCTGTCAGATCAGTTCGGGATTATTTATCAGGATTAA
- a CDS encoding glucose-1-phosphate adenylyltransferase: MSNAVISLILGGGSGTRLYPLTRKRSKPAVPVAGKYRLVDIPISNCLNADMNRIFVLTQFNSASLNKHIKNTYHFSHFSKAFVDILAAEQTPDNPTWYQGTADAVRQCLHHIDNYEFEYILILSGDQLYQMDFREMLQHHIESQAEVSIATIPVNAKDASDFGILKTDNTGLITSFTEKPKQDVLAPWASPVSDEMQSEGRVYLASMGIYIFSRQTLYDLLNGQESSTDFGKELIPYAINADMKVVSYQYTGYWTDIGNISSFWEANLGLTDEIPKFNLFDESHIIYSRARMLPPAKISGTMKNTIISDGSIILDSQLERCVVGIRTRIGRNSVITNSYVMGADYYQTLEDLEKAKGKGHPPMGIGDNCVINNAIIDKNCSIGNNVRINVGDPLPDGDHEKYAVKDGIVVIKNGMVLPDGFVI; this comes from the coding sequence ATGTCTAACGCAGTTATCTCCCTTATCTTAGGTGGCGGATCAGGTACCCGCTTGTACCCCCTTACGCGTAAGCGTTCTAAGCCAGCCGTACCCGTTGCCGGTAAATACCGCCTCGTGGATATTCCCATTTCGAATTGCCTGAATGCTGACATGAACCGCATTTTTGTGCTGACACAGTTTAACTCCGCGTCGTTAAACAAGCATATCAAAAATACTTATCATTTCAGCCATTTCAGTAAGGCGTTCGTAGACATCCTGGCTGCCGAACAGACACCTGACAATCCAACCTGGTACCAGGGCACCGCGGATGCCGTACGCCAGTGTCTGCATCATATTGACAATTATGAATTTGAATATATACTGATCCTTTCTGGTGACCAGCTGTATCAGATGGACTTCCGCGAAATGTTACAGCATCATATAGAAAGCCAGGCAGAAGTATCTATTGCCACCATTCCGGTGAATGCAAAAGATGCGTCTGACTTTGGTATCCTCAAGACCGACAATACTGGTCTGATCACTTCATTCACCGAAAAACCCAAACAAGACGTCCTGGCGCCATGGGCTTCTCCCGTAAGTGACGAAATGCAGTCAGAAGGCAGAGTCTACCTGGCCAGCATGGGTATCTATATCTTCAGCAGACAAACCCTGTATGACCTGCTGAATGGTCAGGAATCGTCTACCGACTTCGGTAAGGAACTGATCCCTTACGCAATCAATGCCGATATGAAGGTGGTTAGCTACCAGTATACCGGTTACTGGACGGATATCGGAAACATCAGCTCATTCTGGGAAGCAAACCTCGGACTGACCGACGAGATTCCTAAATTCAACCTCTTCGACGAATCACATATTATATATTCCCGCGCACGTATGCTGCCGCCGGCTAAGATTTCCGGTACCATGAAAAATACCATCATCTCTGATGGTAGTATCATCCTGGATAGTCAGTTGGAGCGTTGTGTAGTAGGTATCAGAACCCGTATCGGCAGAAACTCTGTTATTACCAATAGCTATGTGATGGGGGCCGATTATTACCAGACCCTTGAGGACCTGGAAAAAGCAAAAGGTAAAGGACATCCGCCGATGGGTATCGGTGACAATTGTGTGATCAATAATGCGATCATTGATAAGAACTGTAGCATCGGTAACAATGTTCGTATCAATGTAGGTGATCCGCTGCCGGATGGCGACCATGAAAAGTATGCCGTAAAAGACGGTATAGTGGTGATCAAGAATGGCATGGTATTACCGGATGGCTTTGTAATCTAG
- a CDS encoding glycogen synthase: MEILHVSAECYPIAKVGGLADVVGALPKYQFQAGHIAKVVMPAYNTRFFHSQEFELVHQGGCWLGHSWHHFNVWREVTNLLGFDLYLVDIPGLLDTERVYGYYNDTDRFLTFQIAVLDWLNEWQDHPDVVHVHDHHTALIPFMMTHSYKYERLRNIATVLTIHNAQYQGQFGWDRLYQLPGFDLWKAGLLGWEGAINPLAAGIKCAWRFTTVSPSYLEEMYTGAAGLEALMNYEKGKAIGILNGIDTKVWDPATDPMLPFNYDQKTFVKAKREIKQQLCEQYNLDPSLPLISFIGRLVGEKGADLLPEIIGRSIFEQKQQLNFLLLGSGDPHVEWSLQQTKLLTAANFNVQFGYDEALSHRIYAGSDFLLMPSRVEPCGLNQMYALRYGTVPIVRSVGGLKDTVTDFGEPGGFGIRFIHAAAWDACNAVGRAVELYSDTAQLQGIIKTMMQLDHSWDSAADEYLQLYSSIVVR; the protein is encoded by the coding sequence ATGGAGATTTTACACGTTAGCGCGGAATGTTACCCTATAGCAAAAGTAGGAGGTCTGGCAGATGTGGTAGGGGCATTGCCCAAGTACCAGTTCCAGGCGGGGCATATAGCCAAGGTCGTGATGCCCGCTTACAATACCCGTTTTTTTCATTCACAGGAATTTGAACTGGTACACCAGGGAGGCTGCTGGCTGGGACATAGCTGGCACCATTTCAACGTATGGAGAGAGGTGACAAACCTGCTGGGTTTTGACCTTTATCTGGTTGATATTCCAGGTCTGCTGGATACGGAAAGAGTATACGGTTACTACAATGATACGGACCGTTTCCTCACTTTCCAGATAGCAGTACTGGACTGGTTAAATGAGTGGCAGGATCATCCTGATGTCGTACATGTACACGATCATCATACCGCACTCATACCCTTCATGATGACCCATTCCTACAAGTATGAGCGTCTGAGAAACATTGCCACCGTTTTAACAATTCATAATGCACAATACCAGGGTCAGTTTGGCTGGGACAGGCTGTATCAGCTGCCAGGCTTTGATCTCTGGAAAGCTGGTCTGCTGGGCTGGGAAGGTGCTATCAATCCATTGGCTGCCGGTATCAAATGTGCATGGAGATTTACGACGGTATCACCGAGTTACCTGGAAGAAATGTATACCGGAGCTGCCGGACTGGAAGCCCTGATGAACTATGAGAAAGGCAAGGCGATCGGTATATTGAATGGTATAGATACTAAGGTATGGGACCCTGCAACGGACCCGATGTTACCTTTCAACTACGATCAAAAGACGTTTGTAAAAGCAAAACGTGAAATAAAGCAACAACTTTGTGAGCAATATAACCTCGATCCTTCACTCCCGTTGATATCTTTCATCGGTCGCCTGGTGGGGGAGAAAGGAGCGGACCTGCTGCCTGAAATCATTGGCAGGTCTATCTTTGAACAAAAACAGCAGCTGAATTTTCTATTGCTGGGAAGTGGAGATCCACATGTGGAATGGTCATTGCAACAAACAAAATTACTGACGGCAGCAAACTTTAATGTGCAGTTCGGATACGACGAGGCGCTGTCTCACAGAATTTATGCAGGTAGTGATTTTCTGCTGATGCCAAGCCGGGTAGAGCCTTGCGGATTGAACCAGATGTACGCATTGCGTTATGGTACAGTGCCCATTGTACGTAGTGTGGGTGGATTAAAAGATACAGTTACAGACTTTGGTGAACCCGGTGGTTTTGGTATCCGTTTTATCCATGCAGCAGCATGGGATGCCTGCAACGCGGTTGGCCGTGCTGTTGAACTATACAGTGATACTGCACAATTGCAGGGTATCATCAAAACCATGATGCAGCTTGATCATTCATGGGATAGTGCAGCTGATGAATATCTGCAATTATACAGCTCAATCGTAGTCCGCTGA
- a CDS encoding DUF72 domain-containing protein yields the protein MDFGRVDPALLDEIDFKLPAEPAFNRAVLKGKALKKPKIYLGCAKWGRKEWIGKIYPKGTKEANFLDEYVHHYNSIELNATHYKIYGPEAIAKWDARATGKHFKFCPKVPQSISHFSNLVDAGPQTTSFLEGVLAFGEHLGPIFLQVSDKYSPKRKDNLFKYLESLPTDLQFFLEVRHTEWFSDDKIREELFSTLKKLNVGAVITDTAGRRDCAHMYMPIRKAFIRYVGNSLHPTDYVRIDDWVNRIHDWLQHGLQELYFFMHMHDEAYSPELTVYMVDKFKGICDIELQKPVFVEQIKGLFN from the coding sequence ATGGATTTTGGTCGTGTTGATCCGGCGCTGCTGGACGAAATAGATTTCAAACTGCCTGCTGAACCGGCGTTTAATAGAGCGGTACTCAAAGGGAAAGCACTTAAAAAGCCGAAGATCTATCTTGGCTGCGCCAAATGGGGACGTAAGGAATGGATCGGCAAGATTTATCCTAAGGGCACCAAAGAAGCCAACTTCCTCGACGAATACGTACATCATTACAATAGTATCGAGCTCAATGCGACCCATTATAAGATCTATGGACCAGAAGCCATCGCAAAATGGGATGCGCGGGCAACCGGCAAACACTTCAAGTTCTGCCCCAAAGTACCGCAATCGATCAGTCACTTCAGCAACCTCGTGGATGCAGGTCCGCAAACCACCTCCTTCCTGGAAGGAGTACTGGCCTTTGGTGAACACCTCGGCCCTATCTTTCTCCAGGTAAGCGATAAATATTCCCCTAAACGGAAAGATAATCTCTTTAAATACCTGGAGAGCCTGCCCACAGATCTGCAGTTCTTCCTTGAAGTAAGACACACGGAATGGTTCAGCGATGATAAGATCCGGGAGGAATTGTTCAGCACTTTAAAGAAGCTAAACGTCGGTGCTGTCATTACGGATACTGCCGGCAGAAGGGATTGCGCACATATGTACATGCCCATCCGTAAGGCATTTATCCGGTATGTTGGCAATAGCCTCCATCCTACCGACTACGTCCGTATCGACGACTGGGTCAACCGTATCCATGACTGGTTACAGCACGGCTTGCAGGAACTGTATTTCTTTATGCATATGCATGATGAGGCTTACTCGCCTGAGCTGACCGTTTATATGGTAGACAAGTTCAAAGGGATATGTGATATTGAATTACAGAAGCCTGTCTTTGTTGAACAGATAAAGGGACTCTTCAATTGA
- a CDS encoding FAD-binding and (Fe-S)-binding domain-containing protein, whose protein sequence is MRDKLRGLARDLTGTLYDDDTMRTLYATDASAYREMPLAVAIPAHEQDIKTLIAFARANKTSLIPRTAGTSLAGQVVGNGIIVDVSRTFTKILEINTEEHWVRVQPGVIRDELNMFLKPYGFYFGPETSTANRAMIGGMVGNNSCGSNSVVYGSTREHLLEVKAILSDGSDVVFNSISADEFHARCERNDNSLETTVYRQVRTLLGNHSNQEEIRREFPKPSITRRNTGYAVDLLLETAPFTAGKEDFNFCKLIAGSEGTLAFLTEIKLNVSPLPPKETGLVCIHFNTVDESLRANIIAMKYKPSASELIDHFILECTKDNIEQSKNRFFVQGDPGAILVVEFCRDTRDGITEIANQLIAELQAAGLGYHFPLLFGDDTKKIWTLRKAGLGLLSNLPGDEKAVPVIEDTAIDIDDLPAYIRDFNDILKQYDLHAVHYAHAGSGEIHLRPIINLKTEEGNLLFRKIAEEIATLVKKYNGSLSGEHGDGRLRGEFIRQMIGDKNYTLLRDLKYTWDPENIFNPNKIVDTPSMNSMLRYTPGQKAPELKTIFHFPEQTILQHAEQCNGSGDCRKTEKSGGTMCPSYMATRNEKDTTRARANILREFLTNSTKENRFDHKEIYEVLDLCLACKGCKSECPSNVDMAKLKMEFLQHYHDANGVPFRAKLISNFTRLNGLATIAPGIYNWMVNTPLTSNLIKKTSGFAIKRSLPELQSTTLRSWFKKQWPKEKSTVPATKKQVYLFCDEFTNFNDTHIGIKAVKLLHRLGYDVKMIEHPESARAWMSKGLLRKARNFAEENVRIFSDVINDQVPLLGVEPSAILSFRDEYPDLVREELRAKAKQLSPNVFLIDEFLSREAAAGNIPATLFTTEKRQIKLHGHCQQKALSTPLHSKNILSLPANYSVEIIPSGCCGMAGSFGYEKEHYDLSMEIGEMVLFPAVRNAAEETIIAAPGTSCRHQVKDGTGRKSQHPVEILYEALV, encoded by the coding sequence ATGCGAGATAAGCTCAGGGGTTTGGCCCGTGACCTGACGGGTACTCTATACGATGATGATACAATGCGTACGCTGTACGCGACCGATGCATCTGCTTACAGGGAAATGCCACTGGCAGTAGCCATCCCGGCACATGAACAGGACATCAAGACATTGATCGCCTTTGCGCGCGCCAATAAAACCTCACTCATCCCACGTACCGCCGGTACCTCTCTCGCCGGACAGGTAGTAGGTAACGGGATTATAGTAGATGTTTCGAGAACTTTCACGAAAATACTGGAAATCAATACGGAAGAACACTGGGTAAGGGTACAGCCAGGTGTAATCAGGGATGAATTGAATATGTTCCTGAAACCCTATGGCTTTTACTTCGGACCAGAAACTTCTACTGCCAACCGTGCCATGATCGGTGGGATGGTCGGTAATAATTCCTGCGGATCCAACTCCGTTGTGTACGGTAGTACCCGCGAACACCTGCTGGAAGTTAAAGCGATCCTTAGCGACGGCTCGGACGTTGTTTTCAATAGCATTTCTGCTGACGAGTTCCATGCCCGTTGTGAGAGAAATGATAATAGTCTGGAGACCACCGTTTACCGCCAGGTACGTACCCTGCTGGGGAACCATAGTAACCAGGAAGAGATCCGCCGGGAGTTTCCAAAACCCAGCATCACCCGTCGCAACACCGGTTACGCTGTTGATTTGCTGCTGGAAACAGCTCCTTTCACTGCCGGTAAAGAAGACTTCAACTTCTGTAAACTGATCGCCGGATCTGAAGGTACCCTCGCTTTCCTGACAGAGATCAAACTGAACGTTTCTCCACTGCCACCCAAAGAAACCGGGCTGGTTTGTATCCACTTCAATACTGTGGATGAATCGCTGCGTGCCAATATTATCGCAATGAAATATAAGCCGAGCGCCAGCGAACTTATTGACCATTTCATCCTGGAATGTACCAAGGATAATATTGAACAAAGCAAAAACCGCTTCTTTGTACAGGGAGATCCGGGTGCGATCCTCGTGGTGGAATTCTGCCGTGATACCCGTGACGGGATTACCGAGATAGCCAATCAGCTGATTGCCGAATTGCAGGCTGCCGGACTGGGTTACCATTTCCCGCTGCTGTTTGGAGACGACACTAAAAAGATCTGGACACTGCGTAAAGCAGGTCTTGGGTTGCTCAGTAACCTCCCTGGTGATGAAAAAGCAGTCCCTGTTATCGAGGATACTGCGATCGATATTGACGATCTTCCGGCTTATATCCGCGATTTCAACGATATCCTGAAACAATATGATCTTCACGCTGTACACTATGCACATGCCGGTAGCGGTGAAATCCACCTCCGTCCTATCATCAACCTGAAAACGGAAGAAGGTAATCTGCTCTTCAGAAAGATCGCCGAAGAGATCGCAACACTCGTAAAGAAATATAATGGTTCCCTCAGTGGTGAACATGGTGACGGCCGTCTGCGTGGAGAGTTCATCCGCCAGATGATCGGCGATAAGAACTACACCCTGCTGCGTGACCTTAAATATACCTGGGATCCGGAGAATATCTTCAACCCGAATAAGATCGTTGATACGCCAAGCATGAACAGTATGCTGCGTTATACCCCCGGACAAAAAGCGCCGGAGCTGAAAACGATCTTCCATTTCCCCGAGCAGACCATTCTCCAGCATGCAGAGCAGTGTAATGGCTCGGGCGACTGTCGTAAAACAGAAAAAAGCGGTGGTACCATGTGTCCGAGTTACATGGCGACCCGCAATGAAAAAGATACCACCCGCGCAAGAGCGAATATCCTGCGTGAGTTCCTGACCAATTCTACGAAAGAGAACCGTTTCGATCATAAAGAGATCTATGAAGTACTGGACCTCTGTCTGGCTTGTAAAGGCTGTAAGTCAGAATGTCCATCCAACGTAGATATGGCCAAACTGAAAATGGAATTCCTGCAACATTATCATGATGCCAACGGCGTTCCTTTCAGGGCAAAACTGATCAGTAATTTCACCCGTCTGAATGGTCTGGCTACAATCGCACCGGGCATTTACAACTGGATGGTAAATACACCACTGACCAGTAACCTGATCAAAAAGACTTCCGGTTTTGCGATCAAACGTTCTCTGCCTGAACTGCAATCCACCACGCTGAGAAGCTGGTTCAAAAAGCAGTGGCCGAAGGAGAAAAGTACAGTACCTGCTACGAAGAAACAGGTATATCTGTTCTGCGATGAGTTCACCAACTTTAACGATACGCATATCGGTATCAAAGCTGTTAAACTGCTGCACCGTCTTGGCTATGATGTGAAGATGATCGAGCATCCTGAAAGTGCACGTGCCTGGATGTCCAAAGGTTTGCTGCGTAAAGCGCGCAACTTTGCAGAAGAGAACGTGCGTATCTTCAGTGACGTGATTAATGACCAGGTGCCTTTATTAGGCGTTGAACCATCTGCGATCCTGAGTTTTCGGGATGAATATCCGGACCTGGTAAGAGAAGAACTGAGAGCAAAGGCGAAGCAACTGTCGCCGAATGTATTCCTGATCGATGAATTCCTGAGTCGTGAGGCAGCTGCGGGTAATATCCCGGCAACGCTCTTCACTACAGAGAAAAGACAGATCAAACTGCATGGGCATTGTCAGCAGAAAGCGTTATCTACCCCGCTGCACAGTAAAAATATTCTGTCACTGCCGGCTAACTATTCTGTTGAGATCATCCCTTCAGGATGTTGCGGTATGGCGGGTTCCTTCGGATATGAGAAAGAGCACTATGACCTTTCTATGGAGATCGGCGAAATGGTATTATTCCCGGCGGTAAGAAATGCGGCGGAAGAAACGATCATTGCGGCGCCGGGTACAAGTTGCAGGCACCAGGTAAAAGATGGTACCGGCCGTAAATCTCAGCACCCGGTAGAAATCCTGTACGAGGCATTGGTTTAA